Below is a genomic region from Spartinivicinus marinus.
TTAGGCAACCAATCGGCACAGGCTGAAAAATTCAAGAAGCAACGTATAGCCGCCTGGAAAACTATTCAGCAATCGCAGCAACAACTCAGCCAACTTGCTAATCAGCCAAGTCAAAAAGACCAGCAACTGGGCGATAGCTTAAACCGGCTCACTCCTATCATGACAGAGTTACGACAATGGCAGGATAAAATAGAGGCTCTAAGCCATACGGAAGCAAACATACCCGCGATTACAACACTACTAAATGAGGCAGGACCTTATGCAGATACTGCTTTAGATCAACTTAATATTTTAATGAACGAAGAAGATCAACAAATAGCCACCCCTAAACGCAAACATCTCCTTAAATTATTTGCTGATAGCCACAGCTCATTAAGTAATAGTATTTCGAATTTAAAGGACTTTTTAATTACAGGCGATAATCGTTTCGTTGAAAAATTCCAAACCAACTGGCAAATAAACCAGACAAAACTAAAGCCCGTTGAAGACATGGCTTACCTGTTTACAGAAACAGAGGCTCGCATTTGGAAGCTGTATCTTAAAATGCGCCAACTGTTTGCCCCACTGCCCGAGGAAATGATCAAGCTACGTAAAGGAAACGACTGGAATAAAGCTTATCATTTAATGGCAACAGAGGCAGTGCCTAGAGTTGAGCAAATTACTGAAATCATTAAACAGCAAAATCAATTAACTCAACAAGATACCAAGGTTCTAGGCGAGGCAATAGAAAAAATCAGTCTAACCGTCATTAGTGCCAGTGTAGCAACACTGCTAGTCAGTATTATTATTGGCGTGATATTTAGCAAGCAGTTAGTCAATGCCTTAGTCCCTCTTAATCGCAAAGCCAATGAAATTGCCAATGGCGATCTTTCAGGGAAAAATTTACCTGTCAAAGTCCATGATGAATTAGGCAATCTGACTGAGTCAATTAACCGCATGGCAAACCACCTACGCCAATTGGTTGAGCAGATGAATAACACAACCCAAGATGTCAACCAGGGAACTGCTCAATTAACTGAAGCTAATAAACAAATAGCTGGCTCGATGCAGCATCAAAATGAAAAAATAACTACCATAGCCAGTGCTGTAGACCAATTATCTGCCGCAGCCAATCAAGTGGCACAAAATACGGCAGATGCATCACACCATGCACAAGATTCTGCCAATATTGCCAATGAAGGTGGAGATAAACTCAAAGCAACCATTACAACTATCCGCGATATTCAGCAATCCGTGACGAGCAGCAACCAGGCCGTCGAAAATTTAAACGCGAAAAGTGAAGAAATTGGTCGCATTACTGAAGTCATCCGAGATATTGCTGAGCAAACTAACTTATTAGCGCTTAATGCTGCTATTGAAGCAGCCCGTGCAGGTGAGCAAGGCAGAGGATTTGCTGTAGTGGCCGATGAAGTACGACAGTTAGCCCAGCGCACGAGCACCTCAACAGAAGAAATTACCCGCTCGATTCAAGCCATTCAACAAGAGACCAGTGAAGCAGTAAAGCTCATGGCTAATGGCATCCAATTAGTGAAACAAGGTACGGACAATGCCCAGGCAGCAGGACATTCAATTGAAGAAGCTGTCAGCCATGTTAATGATGTGGCTAGCATGATAACTTCAATTGCCGCCTCAACTGAACAGCAATCCAATGTTACCCATGAAATAGCCACAACCATTGAAGACGTTTCCCAGCTTATTCAACTCGCTACCGACCAAACTCAACAAAATGCTGATGCCACTACGCAATTATTAAGTAAAGCCTGTCAGTTAGATGAGCAGGTTAAGCGGTTTACACTTTAACCCTCCCCTCGCATTGGGTATAGCTACTTCTATTTTGTTTTTTGCCACTCTCTTTTAAGTATGGCCATAACAACTGTATTCCACCACTTACCTTTAAAAAACCGATTCTCAACAAAGTATGCTTCTTCTCGCATGCCCAGTTTTTTACATAGCTGAATTGCTGATTTGTTATCGGCGATTGTTTCAGCATAAATCCGGTGGAGATTATGGCACTTAAAACCATAGCCAATTAAAGCAGACATCGCCGCTTTGGCATGCCCTGTAGCCTGATGTTTACGTGCAATGCCACAGCCAATAGAAGCTTGTTGCTCTGGCTCTAGTCGTAATCCAACAGTCCCAAGCAATTGACCAGAATCTTTGAGCGTAACAGCAAGCTGAAACTTTGTTCTTTCAAGGTCAGCTGTTTGCTTAACAAACATTTCAGCCAATGTTCTAGCCTTTTCTATAGAACAGTCTTCTTCACTATAGAAACGCTGGTATTTTTCATCTTGAGTTAATACACAATACTGTTCTATATCTGCTTGTTGAAAATCGCGCAAAACCAACTGATCAGTTTCAACTATCAATACAATGTCCTTTTATTTTCAATTCCCTAGAAAACCTCTAACAAACGTTTATATAAGGTAAATGAGTGTGAATCGCAAGTAAAGTAGTTTCAATAAGTATTCAAGGCAGCAAAAAATAAATTTAAATAGGAATTATTACCCTTTCACTTTTACCTTATTTTGTCTATTAACCAAAATTTCATTTTCTTGGGTAATAGTTTTTAACTGAAAACGAGCGCGTCTTAGCCGAGTCGCGACGGTATTAGAAGGGATATTTAATTCCTCAGCAATTTCTTCTTGAGAAAACCCTAATATAACTTGCATTAGCAAAGGCTCACGATACATATCTGGCAGCTGTTGTATACAATAACGAAGTGAGTCTAAGTTTTCGGAGTAGTGATAACGACCACTATAGTCAGCCATGTCCTCAACATCTACTTCGGAGTAATCAATCGTTTTTTGCTGAAACCTTCGAGCATTTTCACGACGCAAAATCGTAATCAGCCATGCCTTTGCTGATTCGATTTTTTTAAGCCCAGCAAATCCTCGCCAAGCTTTCATAAAAGTATCTTGAACCAAGTCTTCTGCTGTTGGCTGATCATGTGTAAGCCAATAAGCATACTGATACAATGATTTCTGATAAGTAGCTACTAGCTCTGTAAACCTACGCTGTTCAGATACCATTATTCACTATCACCCAAGCACCTTACGATGTATTTCATTAACTTGATATACAGCTGCTAATACCGATCAACAAGCATAAACATCTGTTTAAATTCTATGTTTAATTAATATAAACTACTGTATTCTCTTGAGCACAAATCAATTGATTTTCACAATTACTGCTACGGGGCTAGTCTAACGAGCGAGGGGTTAATGAAAGGTTAATGATATAAGAATAAATAAGCTGAGTTTTGTTATTATTTGTAACTCGAACAGTGTATTTCAACAGTAATAGATAAACCTGTATACGATATATAACTATATTTACCTATAAGCATATTAATACTTTATTTCCAATCAAGCATTCTATTTAACTATATAAGTATTAATATCAATTACTTTTTGTTTGATTTTTATGCAATATTAGCGGCCTCTCAGTATCTAATCCAGACAAACTTACAACCAAACTTCTTTCAAGAGGTATAGTTATATTAGTAATCCAAGCTTTTAGCAGCTCGGACCATTACCATTATGCAGAAATATAGCGTGTTAATAGTTGAAGACAATCAAGAGTTAGCAGCCTCCATGGGTGAATACCTTAGTTTGGAAGGTTTTGAATGCGATTATGATGCAACGGGTAGGCTTGCTTATAATTTGCTAGAAGATAACTATGAAGTCATTGTTTTGGACTTAAATTTACCCTACAGAGATGGCTTGACTATTTGCAGTAAGTTAAGAGCTAATAATATCAATACTCCGATACTAATGCTTACCGCTCGTGAAACCCTAGATAACAAGCTGGAAGGTTTTGCTGTAGGGGCCGACGACTACTTAATTAAACCTTTTGATATGCCAGAACTCGTCGCTCGTCTTAAGGTATTAACTCAACGACACAAAAGACTCAATAATATTATTACTGTCGGAGATTTAACCGTAGATTTAAGCCTACACATTGTTAAAAGAGGTAATATAACGATTAAGCTCACTCCTTTTTGCTGGAAAATATTAGAGTATTTAGTAAAAAATAGTCCTCGGATAATCTCCAGACAAGAACTTGAAGATTATTTGTGGGGAAATGATAGCTGCTGCCCTGCACCTAATAGTTTAAAAGTTCATATACATAAATTGCGCTCAGCTATCGACAAACCATTTACTAAACCACTTATACATACCATATCAGGTATAGGCATCACAATAAGAGAACATAATGAGAAGGCTGACAACTGAAATTA
It encodes:
- a CDS encoding methyl-accepting chemotaxis protein encodes the protein MKLTLTTKLVIGFGTIIALIAATAFLTLQRTTQINQAKSYLIEHQFVVVNASKELLNGLYTSIAALRGYLILGNQSAQAEKFKKQRIAAWKTIQQSQQQLSQLANQPSQKDQQLGDSLNRLTPIMTELRQWQDKIEALSHTEANIPAITTLLNEAGPYADTALDQLNILMNEEDQQIATPKRKHLLKLFADSHSSLSNSISNLKDFLITGDNRFVEKFQTNWQINQTKLKPVEDMAYLFTETEARIWKLYLKMRQLFAPLPEEMIKLRKGNDWNKAYHLMATEAVPRVEQITEIIKQQNQLTQQDTKVLGEAIEKISLTVISASVATLLVSIIIGVIFSKQLVNALVPLNRKANEIANGDLSGKNLPVKVHDELGNLTESINRMANHLRQLVEQMNNTTQDVNQGTAQLTEANKQIAGSMQHQNEKITTIASAVDQLSAAANQVAQNTADASHHAQDSANIANEGGDKLKATITTIRDIQQSVTSSNQAVENLNAKSEEIGRITEVIRDIAEQTNLLALNAAIEAARAGEQGRGFAVVADEVRQLAQRTSTSTEEITRSIQAIQQETSEAVKLMANGIQLVKQGTDNAQAAGHSIEEAVSHVNDVASMITSIAASTEQQSNVTHEIATTIEDVSQLIQLATDQTQQNADATTQLLSKACQLDEQVKRFTL
- a CDS encoding GNAT family N-acetyltransferase codes for the protein MIVETDQLVLRDFQQADIEQYCVLTQDEKYQRFYSEEDCSIEKARTLAEMFVKQTADLERTKFQLAVTLKDSGQLLGTVGLRLEPEQQASIGCGIARKHQATGHAKAAMSALIGYGFKCHNLHRIYAETIADNKSAIQLCKKLGMREEAYFVENRFFKGKWWNTVVMAILKREWQKTK
- a CDS encoding sigma-70 family RNA polymerase sigma factor, with amino-acid sequence MVSEQRRFTELVATYQKSLYQYAYWLTHDQPTAEDLVQDTFMKAWRGFAGLKKIESAKAWLITILRRENARRFQQKTIDYSEVDVEDMADYSGRYHYSENLDSLRYCIQQLPDMYREPLLMQVILGFSQEEIAEELNIPSNTVATRLRRARFQLKTITQENEILVNRQNKVKVKG
- a CDS encoding response regulator transcription factor is translated as MQKYSVLIVEDNQELAASMGEYLSLEGFECDYDATGRLAYNLLEDNYEVIVLDLNLPYRDGLTICSKLRANNINTPILMLTARETLDNKLEGFAVGADDYLIKPFDMPELVARLKVLTQRHKRLNNIITVGDLTVDLSLHIVKRGNITIKLTPFCWKILEYLVKNSPRIISRQELEDYLWGNDSCCPAPNSLKVHIHKLRSAIDKPFTKPLIHTISGIGITIREHNEKADN